AATATTGATATCAAATGTCCATGATCTAAGTTCATGGCCTGTATTTCAGAGTCTGAGTAAATCTTTGCTTGTGAACAACTCAAATGCCTGTCTCTTCCAAATATAGATGTATTCGATAATACTCCCTCTCCAACCAGTGGTCACCAGAAAAGTCAGGAGGAAAACCCAGAGAGGAAATGGAACAAAATAGGTTatgggttggaaagatggctcggtggtcATGTgctcatattgttcttcctgaacacctgagttcacttcccagcatccacatcaagcAGCCTACAGCTGTCTATAAACTCAGCTCAAGAAAGATCACATACCTACCTCTGACGTCTCTGGGCTCATGCACTCATGTGGATGtaccacactcactcactcacacacacacacacacacacacacacacacacacacacaattaaaataataaaaatagttgttttaaaaaagaaaataggttgGTTACATTTCAAAATGGGTATCTGATATGGTGAGGTAGCAGCTAGAAGACACTGGTGAGAGGGGATGGCTGAGTGACAGGGAGCACTGTCATCTAGTCTAGTGGAAAGGAAGGACTGAGGTAGTAAAGAAAGACTTAACAATGGTTCATGATTGGTAGCTTGGATCACATGGGAAGCAGTACTGGATGTGCCCCAGGCAAGCCCTCTAGATCCAGTGGAACACAGACACTCTAATTCCTGTCATCTTCAGCGGATGTGCTGTTATGGAGACCTTAATTGGTTTATTCAGCCCACCGAAGCACATGGCACTGGGGACCTTCAGGAACAGCCTCAGTCTATGCAGTaggcaaacaaaagaaattaacTAGAGCTGTAGGTGCCAAAGGGCTAGCACCAGGTATCAAGGGTCTTGAAGATAGGTTTTTAAATGGAGTGTATTGGAAGACATCTAAAAGTCAGAATAATGTCCTTAGTGTTAATAAAATACTAGCTGAACAAAACCAATGAGACAGGGAAACcggatttgatttttttgttcatttttgggATTTTCTTTCTGGTGGGTTCTTAGTCTCATTAATACAAAAATTTACAAATTCACtcagaaagaaactcaaagaccacTATAATAGAGTTTAAGAGAAAACTAACCAGGCAGACCATGGGAAAATCTTGGCAGTTGCTGGAAGGTAAGAGGGAATGGGAGGGAAAAGTCATGCTTTTTAAGTTGGACACGGAGGTTGACAAGTGACTATAGGAAGGGAGGTAGAAGCTTCACAGAAACCAAGAGAAAACCCAGAGTACCTGGAAAATGTGCTAGGGTGTGAGTGTCCAGGAAAGCTTGCTAGGGTCTGACTGCCCAGGCAAGTATGCTAGGGTTCTGGCTAGAATCTGTATGGAAAGAAGTAGAACAATTTGTTCTTCAGTTAGAGCAGAGACACAAACAGGCTTAGCTGTGGAGACGTCTCTGCTAGTAACTGTACTGGGAACAGGACCTTCTGGGAGGTAGAAGTATATTATTTCTCAAAGGGCCCTTTGCCAAGGACACTTTCAGAGGTTTTCTGGTCAGTTCCCTATTCCAAACCCACTAGCCAGTTTCTGCCTCTTACTCTCCTTATGATCTTAAGTCTTCATGATCATCCCTCAAGGCCCAGAAGTCAACATAGTTGGAGACCCTAAACTCTTTTCTGACCCAACTACAGCCCATCTTCTAAACGATTGTGTAGTTTCAGTTCTTGAAAATGAAGACTTGTGGGGTCAGAGGCCATGTGGCTTCCAGGCAGGTGTTCATTTAGGAGGGGAGGTAACGAGGAACCAGGTGCCTAGCCCCCTTTTCCCCAATTACTGACAAAaaacatgtgttttgttttgtttttggattttattGCCATGCTTGTTTTAATCAGTTGCTTTGTCCCTGATCACAGAACACAGAATTCTTCAAGAGCAATGCTCCTACAAAGGGGTCAGACCCATGGTCTGTGCTCAGGACTCTGTTTCTGGCTCTGGACACAACTAACAACACCCCAGATCTCTCTAGAAATGCTGTTTCTGTTCTCTAAGACCTTTCTTCCATTGCCTTACCTGCAAAACACTTTGTTCTATCCTGTCCCTCAGAAAGAACTTAAAACTATCTTCCCTTCAACCACTCTCTGCCAGAGATTCACTTTCGTTTGCCCTTTGCCATCTTAGCTATGGACACTAAAACACTATTTTCCTTTCAATTTGTTTTTGGGGCTCCCTGGAAatacccctcttcctccttcatcaCTGGAAGTGCCATTACAGCCATCTCTGAGTTGTAGGTATCCTGAACACTATGAACTGTTGGTTAATGGTCTTTGAGTTTGGCCAACCCAGCCAGTCCTTTTCTGTCCAGATAGTTAAAGGGCTGGCTTGTTTGGGTTCTGGAGTGTGGTGTTAATGATTCAGTAGCCTTCAGTGTGGATGAGAACAAAGCAAGCAGAAAAGAAGGAATAGGACAAAGAAATACCACACTGAAATCAAGTAAAGCAAGTCCCTGGCTTTCTGCAACTCttctcaataacaacaaaaatctctGAAGTGCACATGGAAGACTCCAGCTGAAGCTCTGATAATTGCACTTGTGCTGTTATAGTCTTCACGAATGACAATGTAACCTGCCTGGCTGGCAGAAATGGGAATATACTAATGATACACACGTGTCCATTTCTTGGCTCTCAGACTGTTAAAGCAATGGTGCTCAGGGATTTAGAATTCCATCAGGAGTCTCTTTTGGAGAGAAGAAACGACTGCCTGCTCAGGGGAAAAGTCAGAGAAGGAATCTGCAGCCAATGGAGCTTACTTACTGCTTGTGAGAGAATGTTGTGGTAAAGACCAGCCTTGCTGGAGAATCTGGATGAGACACTGGTGCACTTTATGACTTACATATCTCATATATCTTGTCTTCTATTTAAGCTTAAACCTCATGCCAGGGCCCTGCAAATAGACTTGAGGGCTGGTTGAATGTCTTTGTCCTTCTCCCCAGTGTTGAATACATTTCCCTTTCTGCTGTTCACTCTTAGCTTAGCTCTTTTGTTGTTCCTAGTGAGAACCAGTGGCCAAACCTGGCTTGTTGGGGCACAATCACCTTCACGTAGGGCCACATAGCCTAGGGAGTCAACCTTTGGACCAATCTGCTTTTAAGTCATCTTTATTGGATTCCCATTAAAATTTcattgggggagagggaggagtttccttagccaaaacaaaacacatgaaaacacatgtTGTAAATTAAAGATGCAGATAACATCTCCATCATTCTTTCTTCCACACATTTCCCCTTTGACCCAGATATCCCCTCACAAATTTGTCATGAGATTTAGAGATCCTctatattttagttttcaaaattaCCTTTTTGTTATCAAGAAAGGTCATGTTTTAATTAGCCCATCATTTGCACTAGGAAGAAGAGGTATTCCAAGATACTTGAATTCAAACTGTGTGAGGCTAACTAGAACAGGTACAGTTTCTGAAATATGTCAGTGGGGTCCATGCATATGCTCACTGTTTCCTCTGAGTCTTCTCCTAGGTTAATTGTCAAGGTGAAGGGGAAAAGTCTACACCTGTACAGAGGTTCCACAAGCCAGCCTGAAATGCTAACGCTGCTTCCATTCAGCTCTTGGAGATTGCTTCCTGAGTACTTTTAGCATTTTACCTCAAATCCCAGCTTAACTTACACAGAATTTAAACACATCTAGTTCCAGAATATTTAATATTGATTATGTTACTATAATCTTAGATACCAATGCCTGCCTGTTATGGTTAGAGATTTTTATTCTTCTGGAGCTGTAAGTCCAAATAAATCCTGCTAGGTGCCTTGGTTGTGgagttttatcacaacaatattCTGTAACACACAGAAAGTCATTCCATCTTTATATCAGTGGGAAATGCTTAGTGGATATTCAGTAACTTGTTTCCTGAGTGCATCAATCAATATGTGAATGCATACCCAACTTTCTAATAGGGCATGGAGTGGTCTGTGTCCTAGTCTTATCTATGTTGCCGTGTTAAATAAATTACAATGAATAGTAAgttaaggaaggaaagggtttctaGATTATAGTTTGTAGATTTCAGTCCATGGCTGAAAAGATCAGGTTGAGACTGCAAAGAATACGAAGCAGAAACCATAGAAAAATATTGCTGACTAGTCATGAGCTTATGCTTAGCCAGCTTTCTTATATAGTCTAGGGCCACCACCCTAGAGAATGGTGTCACCTATAGGGTGCTGGGGCTTCCTACATCAACCTATGAGCAAGACAGTTTTCCCCAAAGACATACTCACAAGCCAATAGGATCTAAGTAATTCCTTGGTGTGGGTTTtgctctcagatgactctaggttgtAGGAATTAAATTCCCTAGGACATCAAGGACAAGAAAGGCCCAGTGTTCCATTGCTAACTACTCTCATTTCTTTTAGGCACCGTTTCTGGGCTTATTTAAAGCACATCAATTGGGAACCCTTCATGACAGAGAAAGGCTCGTTCATGACAGAGAAAATCACATCTAGCCCTTCACCATAGCATTTGCCTCATCATCTAATCTAGATTTCTAGTTTCTGATACTTGGATgatagaataaatgaataaactttCTCTCTAGGTTCACAGACACTGTTAAGCAGTTTTAAGTAATTATTATGACAGGTATTTAAAGCtaattttgtatttgtgtgtttacattttctctTAAATAACTTTAAGAGATAAATAACCTTTATAAGGAACTCCAAGTGCAGATAGTAACATTTGACTGTTTTGTTTCCCTTGCCTTAGGGGACCATGGACATTGAAGCATACTTTGAAAGAATTGGTTACCAGAAGTCCAGCAACAAACTGGACTTGCAGACATTAACTGAAATCCTTCAGCATCAGATACGGGCTATTCCTTTTGAGAACTTGAACATCCATTGTGGGAAAACCATGGAACTGAGCTTAGAGGACACCTTTCATCAAATTGTGAGGAAGAAGCGGGGAGGGTGGTGTCTTCAAGTCAACCATCTTCTCTACTGGGCTCTGGCCATGATAGGGTTTGAGACCACAATGTTAGGAGGATGTGTTTATGTCCCTTCAGCCTGCAAGTATAGTAACACTATGATACACCTTCTACTACAGGTGACCATCAGTGGCAAAACATATATTGTAGATAGTGCATTCCCATTTTCCTGCCAGCTATGGGAGCCTCTGGAGTTGACATCTGGGAAGGATCAGCCTCAGGTTCCTGCCATCTTCCACCTGAGAGAAGAGAATGGAACCTGGTACCTggaacaaactaaaagacaagaATATGTTTCAAACCAAGAATTCATTGATTCTAATTTTCTTGAGAAGAACACACAtcgaaaaatatattcttttactCTTGAACCACGAACGATTGAAGATTTCTGGAGTATAAGTACATACTACCAGGTATCTCGAACATCTGTGATGACAAACACATCACTTTGTTCCCTACATACCAAAGACGGAGTCCATGGCTTAATGGGCACCATTCTTGCCTATAAGAAGTTCAATTATAAGGACAATATAGATCTGGTAGAGTTTAAGACtctgaaggaagaagaaatagaagaagtcctGAAGAGTGTTTTTGGAATTCACTTGGAGACAAAGCTTGTGCCCAAATGTGGCAATGTCTTTTTTACTATTTAGAGTAATAAGGGGAAATGATCTTTAATGTTTCTATATGCACTTATTCTTTCATGAAAAACAATCAAATTATGCAAAATTAGGTGACAGACTGAGAAGCCTTGAGATATCATCACAAAGTTCATCAATGATTGACTGGTATATCAACATCTGTCCCCTACATTATGGTAAGAAAATCATAGACATCAAATAGCTCTTTCTGCAAAATTAACCATTTATGTAACTAAATGACTTTTGAAGAAATGTGCCATTAAAAATGTAATCGCAATAAAAGTGCTTTAATGATGATATAGTTGTCTTGATTTATACTATAAAACCCTCCATGTTGACTCATTGCTGGATTCACTCAAAGGGTTTAATGGTGGTTGGGTAAAGTGTACAGTGCTGATTTTATGTTCACCTAGCCAAGATTCACATTCATTTTTACAAAATGCCCTTCTATGACATAAGGCAGAAATAGGGAAGAATAAGATATAATGTTGGTTATAagtaattctgaaaataagaaTGATACCAGTGGAAAGTACTGAGAGATGGAAAGCCATGAACTTAGCACAGCTGGTCAATTCTTCCAGAATGGCTTTGGCATTTTCATTTCTGTATTCATGATGTTCCTCAAATTGTTAGCATTCATATTTAGAATATTCTACTTCCATTAAATAGTTCACATATAAAGTAGTAATTATACACTATAGAATACATATCAGATGGAAAACACAGCACAAGAGAATACTGTTGACTACTACAATAAGAatcagaggttttttttaaaggagtatCTTTATTTTGAGCCTAGGTGACTTTTCTACACTTTTGTATTCTTTGAGTGTACTGTCTTATCTAAAAATCAGATTCTTGCAGTTTCTTCCACTCAatgtaataagaaataaaaatttcttagAGACATTGTGTCTTTCCTAGTTTGAAATCATGATTCCATTGTCATTTCTCAGAATCATATTTAATTAAATGATAGTGTGAGACATCCAAGATCAAGCAACATCCCTAACAGGTATTTTGGCTTGTGAATTCAATGTCAGGGCTAtagtttaaaattcaaatttattCTTCCATTTGTCATCAGCTAAGGGAAATGATGACAAATGTAAGGGCTGGAGTAAATGACCAATTATTAAAAGAATAGGCCAGGTATCcatgtgaatattttatataGTGAAGTAGTCACTCAGGGTGGATGCTTTAGGAAGAGGTAGACAAACTGTCCTGGGTGGGAAGAAAGGATGTTTGTCCTCCAGGCCCATGGTTCTCAAGTCAATCTGGTACTCTTGAGCTCATGAGTTTGCATGTTCTGACCAAGACCATTTCAATGacaaaaacatcaacaacaaaccaGTGAACTAGTCAAGAAAAGTAGATCACAGAAAATGATGTGGTTACATTTAAATGTTATCAGTAGTCCACGTGTAAAGTGACCCTTTCCAGTATAATCAGCTTTTCTTCACTATTTCAAACATTCTGAGCAGCTGTGGAACATTTGCTGAAAGGATGTATAGCTGTAGATTTTTGTGGAAAGACTGAATAGCTGAACACTGACTATGCAATGTCAGCAGTTATTGTGTGAGACATGAATGACTGAAGGAGAAAGAAGCCAACATGTCTGGCTAAAGATTTTAAAGTGTCTCTCCACTATGTATCTTTCTAAAGAACCAACTGTCTTTCAGGTGGCTTCCTGGAGACTAGAAAATGTCATATCTTGTCTGGACCCCAAAACTATAAGGTAGAAGGCAGAGCCCCATATTGCCTGGAA
The Mus musculus strain C57BL/6J chromosome 8, GRCm38.p6 C57BL/6J genome window above contains:
- the Nat3 gene encoding arylamine N-acetyltransferase 3, whose translation is MDIEAYFERIGYQKSSNKLDLQTLTEILQHQIRAIPFENLNIHCGKTMELSLEDTFHQIVRKKRGGWCLQVNHLLYWALAMIGFETTMLGGCVYVPSACKYSNTMIHLLLQVTISGKTYIVDSAFPFSCQLWEPLELTSGKDQPQVPAIFHLREENGTWYLEQTKRQEYVSNQEFIDSNFLEKNTHRKIYSFTLEPRTIEDFWSISTYYQVSRTSVMTNTSLCSLHTKDGVHGLMGTILAYKKFNYKDNIDLVEFKTLKEEEIEEVLKSVFGIHLETKLVPKCGNVFFTI